The following proteins come from a genomic window of Rickettsiales bacterium:
- a CDS encoding IS1595 family transposase: HFNLFLKECEWRFNMGTPSDLLADLKKLLKEYY, translated from the coding sequence GCATTTTAATCTGTTCTTGAAAGAATGTGAGTGGAGGTTTAATATGGGCACACCAAGTGACTTACTGGCAGACCTGAAAAAGTTGCTCAAAGAATATTATTAG
- a CDS encoding heme biosynthesis HemY N-terminal domain-containing protein, with protein MRKIILLLIVVAVAFSASWMADNAGVFNLNWMGWQIEGSVAFLLIALLFIAAIMWLIMHWLNTLLHLPSELRKERERLLSGKGLDHITQAMIAASENDTDKSQKHLNKARRFLPGSPLPRLLQLQLAGHQKDSTLAHQQFVQLQHFTPTKPLALRGLAEQARAQGDMDLALTYTDDLLKEAPNQASTQKLAIDIFSYHRRWQEAMKIVKQAYTQSHLNDDEYKRASATIAMQQATTMLEEKNRQGAMEMLKKATSMDASLQPAAIQYAELLRQIGKPSHAAKILRSSWKHTPHQSVAQAHAELYTELPVEKQAKKARELAKQNPDALESQILLAEAAMQAEQWDSAKNYLKIGLSKQQTVALCRLMAKLYKKGYGDEVEERRWLDKAITASPDANWQCTHCGAKPKEWHAHCKECHNFASIQWLPETFMAG; from the coding sequence ATGCGTAAGATTATCCTCCTCCTAATCGTGGTTGCTGTCGCCTTTAGCGCTAGCTGGATGGCCGATAATGCTGGTGTGTTCAACCTTAACTGGATGGGATGGCAAATTGAAGGCTCTGTCGCATTCTTATTAATCGCCCTTCTTTTCATAGCAGCGATCATGTGGCTGATAATGCATTGGCTTAATACGCTGTTGCATCTACCGAGCGAATTACGCAAAGAACGCGAACGCCTACTGAGCGGCAAAGGCCTCGATCATATCACCCAAGCCATGATTGCCGCCAGTGAGAATGATACGGATAAATCTCAGAAACACCTAAACAAAGCGCGTAGGTTTTTACCCGGTTCGCCACTACCACGCCTCTTGCAACTGCAACTCGCAGGCCATCAAAAAGATAGCACCCTCGCCCATCAGCAATTCGTGCAGTTACAGCATTTTACGCCTACCAAACCTCTCGCCCTACGTGGCCTAGCCGAACAAGCGCGCGCCCAAGGCGATATGGATCTCGCCCTGACTTATACGGATGACTTGCTCAAAGAAGCACCCAACCAAGCCAGCACGCAGAAGCTCGCGATTGATATATTCTCCTATCACCGTCGCTGGCAGGAGGCGATGAAGATTGTTAAACAAGCTTACACGCAGAGCCACTTGAACGACGATGAGTATAAACGCGCCTCCGCAACTATCGCCATGCAACAAGCCACCACCATGCTGGAAGAGAAAAACCGTCAAGGCGCGATGGAAATGCTCAAAAAAGCGACTTCAATGGATGCTTCCTTGCAACCAGCCGCGATCCAATATGCTGAACTATTACGTCAAATCGGCAAACCATCGCACGCCGCAAAGATTCTACGCAGCAGCTGGAAACACACGCCGCACCAAAGCGTCGCACAGGCTCACGCAGAACTCTACACTGAACTTCCAGTCGAGAAGCAGGCGAAGAAAGCTAGAGAGCTGGCCAAGCAAAACCCTGATGCTCTGGAATCACAAATACTCCTTGCAGAAGCCGCAATGCAGGCTGAACAATGGGATAGTGCGAAAAATTATCTAAAGATTGGCCTCAGCAAGCAGCAAACCGTTGCCCTATGTCGCCTAATGGCCAAGCTTTACAAGAAAGGCTATGGCGATGAGGTGGAAGAGCGCCGCTGGCTCGATAAGGCGATTACCGCCTCACCAGACGCTAACTGGCAATGCACCCATTGCGGCGCCAAGCCCAAAGAATGGCACGCGCATTGTAAAGAGTGCCATAATTTCGCCAGCATTCAGTGGCTACCCGAAACCTTTATGGCTGGCTAA
- a CDS encoding Mth938-like domain-containing protein, translated as MDITPQLAEGAQRITAYGAGVIKVNQESFDTPLIIHPDRVVVWDNPAIDEAGIDALLGQQLGSLEILLIGAGEQSEFLPPALRMKIREATGAGVEVMDTGAACRTYNVLLAEGRLVAAAVMPV; from the coding sequence ATGGATATTACGCCACAGCTTGCCGAAGGTGCGCAGCGTATTACTGCTTATGGTGCGGGTGTGATAAAGGTCAATCAAGAGAGTTTCGACACCCCCCTTATTATTCACCCTGATCGTGTGGTCGTATGGGATAACCCGGCTATTGATGAAGCGGGTATTGACGCCTTACTAGGGCAGCAGTTGGGTAGTTTAGAGATTTTGCTTATCGGCGCCGGCGAGCAGAGTGAGTTTTTGCCTCCTGCCTTACGCATGAAAATACGCGAGGCGACAGGCGCCGGCGTAGAGGTGATGGATACCGGTGCGGCGTGTCGTACGTACAATGTGTTATTGGCTGAAGGTCGCCTTGTAGCGGCAGCGGTGATGCCAGTTTAG
- the galU gene encoding UTP--glucose-1-phosphate uridylyltransferase GalU, whose translation MTQKVRTAVFPVGGMGTRFLPATKSMPKEMLPVVDKPIVHYAYEEAKAAGIEQFIFVTGRNKNAIDNHFDHSYELETLLHSKGKAAELGLTRDWLPNPGNIFFTRQQEPLGLGHAVWCARHLIKDEPFAVILADDMVQADTPCLKQMLDAYEGGNMTAVMDVPREKTASYGILDIAEENGRLVKARGLVEKPKPEDAPSTLSIIGRYILDPKIFDKLGNHEIGSGGEIQLTDAMASMIPDTPFNGYRFEGTRYDCGSKVGFLEANIAFALERDDMRDSLQEVLNRYSSKTQAA comes from the coding sequence ATGACACAAAAAGTACGCACCGCAGTCTTCCCCGTCGGGGGCATGGGAACACGCTTCCTACCCGCCACCAAATCAATGCCTAAAGAGATGCTTCCGGTGGTTGATAAGCCCATCGTACACTACGCTTATGAAGAAGCAAAAGCCGCTGGGATTGAGCAATTTATTTTCGTCACAGGCCGCAATAAAAACGCGATCGACAATCATTTCGATCACTCTTACGAGCTGGAAACATTACTGCATTCTAAAGGGAAAGCCGCGGAGCTTGGCCTAACACGCGATTGGCTGCCTAATCCGGGCAATATCTTCTTCACTCGCCAGCAAGAGCCGCTCGGCCTCGGCCACGCCGTATGGTGTGCACGCCACTTAATTAAAGACGAGCCTTTCGCCGTGATCCTCGCCGATGATATGGTGCAGGCGGACACTCCTTGTCTCAAACAAATGCTAGATGCGTATGAAGGCGGCAACATGACAGCCGTGATGGATGTGCCGAGAGAGAAAACCGCAAGTTACGGTATCCTCGATATTGCTGAAGAAAATGGCCGTTTAGTCAAAGCGCGCGGTTTGGTTGAGAAGCCAAAACCGGAAGATGCGCCTTCCACCCTCTCTATTATAGGGCGTTATATTTTGGATCCAAAGATCTTTGATAAACTCGGCAATCACGAAATTGGTTCTGGTGGAGAAATCCAACTGACAGATGCGATGGCGTCTATGATTCCAGACACTCCTTTCAACGGCTATCGCTTTGAAGGCACTCGTTACGACTGCGGCAGCAAGGTTGGCTTCCTAGAAGCAAACATCGCCTTCGCACTTGAGCGCGACGACATGCGCGACAGTTTGCAGGAAGTCCTCAATCGTTACAGCTCCAAAACACAGGCGGCATAA
- a CDS encoding type II toxin-antitoxin system RatA family toxin, which yields MPTLKHSEITRYSAQQIFDLVADVASYPQFLPWCKGARILKKESDTVFLVELIIGFKGLTERYSSRVTLAPNDTIKAEMVDGPFHHLINDWRFIEKAEGCQIELELDFQFKSKLLEGMIGGLFSKASEKMVSAFRARARELYA from the coding sequence ATGCCAACCTTAAAACATTCTGAGATCACACGCTACTCGGCCCAGCAAATCTTCGATTTAGTGGCCGATGTTGCAAGTTACCCTCAGTTTTTACCGTGGTGCAAAGGCGCGCGAATTCTTAAAAAAGAATCAGATACCGTCTTTTTAGTTGAACTTATTATCGGCTTTAAGGGGCTCACTGAACGTTATAGCTCGCGCGTTACTCTCGCCCCTAACGATACTATCAAAGCCGAAATGGTCGATGGCCCGTTTCATCATCTGATTAATGACTGGCGCTTTATCGAAAAAGCTGAGGGCTGTCAGATTGAGTTGGAGTTAGATTTTCAATTTAAAAGTAAATTACTCGAGGGCATGATTGGTGGGTTATTCAGCAAAGCATCAGAGAAGATGGTTTCTGCCTTTCGAGCGCGCGCAAGAGAGCTTTACGCTTAG
- a CDS encoding UDP-glucose/GDP-mannose dehydrogenase family protein, whose amino-acid sequence MKVAVIGTGYVGLVTGVCLSEYGHHVTCIDMDESKVERLKSGDPIIFEPGLSRLMQQNSDAGRLTFTSDSPAGVADAEIVFLAVGTPPHPETGEADMQYIFAAAEQIAPHLTKEAVVVTKSTVPVGINRKIKTFIGDNAIASNPEFLREGSAVTDFMHPERVVVGVEDDAATAKLRRLYHPLTLDKITLIICDLETAEMSKYAANAFLATKVAFINEMADLCEHTGADIRQVAHIMGLDERIGSKFLNPGPGIGGSCFPKDTRALQHIANDLGVPFRILESTIEANDLRKESMAKRILAAAPENATIGVLGITFKQNTDDIRESPSLTIMQLLLDAGAKLRVYDPKGMEEGKKHFAGANIEWCENSYDAATGADALTILTEWNIFRSLDLEKLKTALTKPVILDLRNICDPKEMQQAGFEYQCVGKRA is encoded by the coding sequence ATGAAAGTTGCAGTTATCGGAACCGGCTATGTCGGTCTTGTCACAGGAGTTTGTCTTTCAGAATACGGACATCACGTGACCTGTATTGATATGGATGAAAGTAAGGTGGAACGCCTAAAATCTGGCGACCCTATAATTTTCGAACCAGGACTAAGCCGCCTCATGCAGCAAAATAGCGACGCTGGTCGCCTTACTTTCACCTCTGATAGCCCTGCCGGTGTCGCCGATGCAGAAATCGTATTCTTAGCGGTAGGAACCCCCCCTCACCCCGAGACAGGCGAAGCTGATATGCAGTATATTTTCGCCGCGGCAGAACAGATTGCGCCGCATTTGACCAAAGAGGCTGTCGTGGTCACAAAATCAACCGTCCCAGTTGGCATCAACCGCAAAATCAAAACGTTCATTGGCGATAACGCCATCGCATCCAACCCTGAATTCTTACGTGAAGGGTCAGCAGTAACTGACTTCATGCACCCAGAGCGCGTCGTAGTCGGTGTTGAAGATGATGCGGCAACGGCCAAGTTACGCCGCCTCTACCATCCTCTCACCTTGGATAAAATCACACTGATCATTTGCGATCTCGAAACCGCGGAGATGAGCAAATATGCCGCAAACGCATTTCTCGCCACCAAAGTCGCCTTCATTAATGAAATGGCTGATCTTTGCGAACATACCGGCGCAGATATCCGCCAAGTTGCTCACATCATGGGGCTAGATGAACGTATCGGAAGCAAATTCCTCAACCCCGGCCCCGGTATTGGCGGCTCATGCTTCCCTAAAGATACTCGTGCATTGCAGCATATCGCCAATGACTTAGGTGTCCCGTTCCGCATTCTAGAGAGTACGATTGAGGCAAATGACTTGCGCAAAGAGAGTATGGCCAAACGTATTCTCGCCGCAGCTCCTGAAAATGCGACGATCGGCGTCCTCGGCATCACCTTCAAACAAAATACCGATGATATTCGCGAGAGCCCTTCCCTTACCATTATGCAACTATTGCTCGATGCAGGCGCAAAACTCCGCGTTTACGATCCTAAAGGAATGGAAGAAGGTAAAAAGCATTTTGCTGGTGCCAATATTGAATGGTGTGAAAATAGCTATGATGCAGCAACCGGTGCCGACGCACTCACCATTCTTACCGAATGGAATATCTTCCGCTCGCTCGATTTAGAAAAACTAAAAACAGCCCTGACAAAACCTGTCATTCTCGACTTACGAAATATTTGTGATCCCAAAGAGATGCAGCAAGCGGGCTTTGAATATCAATGTGTCGGTAAACGCGCTTAA
- the yajC gene encoding preprotein translocase subunit YajC: protein MLDFISSAQAQEAASAAAAEPSLISGILPLVLMLAVVYFLLIRPQQKKLSEHKKTVAALRKGDKVVTSGGIFGTIVKVDEESAQVEIAKDTKIKLDKNSVSVVLTRSEPADSKKK from the coding sequence ATGCTTGATTTTATCTCATCAGCGCAGGCCCAAGAAGCTGCTAGTGCTGCCGCGGCGGAACCTTCGCTTATCAGTGGTATTTTACCGCTCGTTTTGATGCTTGCAGTGGTCTATTTTCTGTTGATTCGTCCGCAACAAAAGAAGCTTAGTGAGCATAAAAAGACGGTAGCTGCCCTGCGCAAAGGCGATAAAGTTGTGACGTCGGGTGGTATTTTTGGCACGATTGTCAAAGTGGATGAAGAATCCGCCCAAGTCGAAATTGCGAAAGATACGAAAATCAAACTCGATAAAAACAGTGTATCCGTGGTGCTTACGCGCTCCGAACCTGCTGACTCTAAGAAGAAATAA
- the tsaD gene encoding tRNA (adenosine(37)-N6)-threonylcarbamoyltransferase complex transferase subunit TsaD — MKILGIESSCDDTAAAVITSDKEILSSAVWSQLKEHAAFGGVVPEIAARSHVAVMDEVIEVALKEADTTLDEIDLISVTGGPGLIGGVMVGAMTAKALALASGKPLVAVNHLTGHALTVRLTEEVEYPYLLLLISGGHCQWLAVEGVDRFRLLGATLDDALGEAFDKTAKMLGLGYPGGPAVEILAEKGDAYRFDLPVPLKGKPNCNFSFSGLKTAVREVILKAPPFSEQDKADLCASFQRVVSECIADRLKRAIKLYDDAPRLVVAGGVAANKALRASIEAVAAEHGYSLHVPPIHLCTDNAAMIAWAGYEHYCVHGATALGFEPRARWPLVDKA; from the coding sequence ATGAAGATTCTAGGCATAGAAAGTAGCTGCGACGATACCGCAGCGGCAGTGATTACAAGTGATAAAGAGATTCTCTCCAGCGCTGTTTGGTCGCAGTTAAAGGAGCATGCCGCTTTTGGGGGCGTCGTGCCAGAGATTGCTGCACGCAGCCATGTGGCTGTGATGGATGAAGTGATAGAGGTGGCGCTTAAAGAGGCGGATACCACGTTAGACGAAATTGATCTTATCTCCGTGACTGGGGGGCCTGGGCTTATTGGCGGTGTGATGGTCGGCGCGATGACGGCGAAAGCTCTCGCGCTTGCTTCAGGTAAGCCGTTGGTGGCGGTGAACCATCTGACAGGGCATGCGTTGACGGTGCGCCTTACAGAAGAAGTTGAATATCCGTATCTATTGCTTTTAATCTCTGGCGGGCATTGTCAGTGGCTCGCGGTGGAGGGTGTTGATAGGTTCCGCCTGCTAGGCGCGACCTTAGATGATGCGCTGGGCGAAGCATTTGATAAAACGGCGAAGATGCTTGGTCTTGGTTATCCAGGTGGGCCAGCGGTGGAGATTCTAGCTGAGAAAGGCGATGCTTATCGTTTCGATCTGCCTGTGCCGCTGAAGGGGAAGCCTAACTGTAATTTCTCCTTCTCGGGTCTTAAGACGGCGGTGCGCGAAGTTATCCTCAAGGCGCCGCCTTTCTCAGAACAAGATAAAGCTGACCTCTGTGCCTCGTTCCAGCGAGTGGTAAGTGAATGTATTGCCGATAGACTCAAGCGCGCGATTAAGCTGTATGATGATGCGCCGCGTCTAGTGGTTGCGGGGGGGGTGGCGGCGAATAAGGCGCTTCGTGCGAGCATTGAAGCGGTGGCTGCAGAGCATGGTTATAGCCTGCATGTGCCGCCGATACATCTTTGTACGGATAACGCGGCGATGATCGCATGGGCCGGATATGAGCATTATTGTGTTCATGGTGCCACAGCGTTGGGTTTTGAGCCGCGCGCGCGATGGCCTTTAGTTGATAAAGCTTAA
- the rpmG gene encoding 50S ribosomal protein L33 yields the protein MAKKNIVLIKLESTANTGYFYVKKKNPKNHTEKFSFRKYDPVVRKHVIFKETKLKS from the coding sequence ATGGCTAAAAAGAATATCGTTCTGATCAAACTAGAAAGCACCGCAAACACGGGTTATTTCTACGTGAAGAAGAAAAACCCTAAGAATCACACTGAGAAGTTCAGCTTCCGTAAATACGATCCAGTCGTACGTAAGCATGTGATTTTCAAAGAAACTAAGCTGAAATCATAG
- the hemC gene encoding hydroxymethylbilane synthase, translating to MLTIATRKSKLALIQSEMIKAALMQVGATDVDLLPLMTTGDADKERELLAIGGKGLFTKEIEQALLNGNAQIAMHSLKDMPVTMPEGLMIAGVLPRANPTDLLISHQPLTSLDDLPQGATIGTSSPRRAAQLLVLRPDLTIVNFRGNVPSRLVKVERGEVDATILAAAGLERLSITPQHSLALDVLPAIGQGIIALQCRSDDTETRQWIKKINHLPSWQQTLAERAVLKAVEGDCHTPLAAHATLSGDSLSITAQILSADGKTHYKAAQTGAIAQAAQLGEACGSVLLPKAEELWQRCS from the coding sequence ATGCTAACTATCGCTACTCGTAAAAGTAAACTCGCGCTGATTCAGTCCGAAATGATTAAAGCCGCCCTTATGCAAGTGGGCGCTACGGATGTCGATTTACTCCCCCTTATGACAACAGGCGATGCAGACAAAGAACGCGAACTACTCGCCATTGGCGGCAAAGGCCTCTTTACTAAAGAGATTGAGCAAGCCCTCCTCAATGGCAACGCACAGATCGCCATGCATTCACTCAAAGATATGCCCGTAACCATGCCGGAGGGCTTGATGATCGCCGGAGTCCTGCCGCGCGCCAATCCAACCGATCTCCTCATAAGCCATCAACCGCTCACCTCCTTAGATGACCTCCCACAAGGTGCAACCATCGGCACCAGCTCTCCACGACGGGCAGCACAACTATTAGTGCTTCGCCCTGACCTCACTATTGTGAACTTCCGTGGCAATGTCCCCAGCCGGCTCGTAAAAGTAGAGCGTGGCGAAGTCGATGCGACAATTCTCGCCGCTGCAGGATTGGAGCGCTTGAGCATAACCCCGCAGCATTCACTCGCGCTAGATGTCCTGCCCGCTATTGGCCAAGGCATTATCGCATTACAATGCCGCAGCGACGATACTGAAACACGCCAATGGATCAAGAAGATCAACCACCTCCCCAGCTGGCAACAAACATTGGCCGAGCGCGCCGTATTAAAGGCTGTAGAAGGCGATTGCCACACTCCCCTTGCCGCTCATGCGACGTTATCGGGAGATTCTCTATCTATCACCGCACAGATTCTCTCAGCCGACGGAAAAACGCATTATAAGGCAGCTCAGACGGGCGCAATAGCACAAGCAGCTCAACTGGGCGAAGCCTGCGGCAGCGTGCTCCTCCCGAAAGCAGAGGAACTATGGCAACGCTGCTCTTAA
- a CDS encoding ATP-binding cassette domain-containing protein produces MLTIQNIERQSGGVYLFSEFGITLLPGSLLRIEGANGSGKTWLLEMIAGKVPVETDCILFAQEETRGDSEFFNEVIYLPQRSDASLKPKLTVRKQVERLAHKGSNELIDAALNYFGLNALANEKVAALTYGQQQRVYLTPLITQPSLIWLLDRPMMGLDMTARKAVDTLIAGRCQQNGIVIYTHEGDSLLNPHGLIQMDEYLTA; encoded by the coding sequence ATGCTTACAATCCAGAACATCGAGCGTCAATCGGGTGGCGTGTATTTATTTAGTGAATTTGGAATCACGCTCCTACCGGGCAGCTTATTGCGCATCGAAGGCGCGAATGGCAGTGGTAAGACGTGGCTGCTAGAGATGATCGCCGGCAAGGTTCCCGTTGAAACAGATTGTATCCTTTTTGCCCAAGAGGAAACACGTGGCGATAGTGAGTTTTTTAATGAAGTCATTTACCTACCACAGCGTAGTGATGCTTCGCTGAAGCCAAAATTGACCGTGCGTAAGCAGGTAGAGCGCCTCGCACATAAAGGTTCAAATGAGCTGATTGATGCGGCGTTGAATTATTTTGGCCTCAATGCTTTGGCGAATGAGAAAGTTGCTGCGCTCACATACGGTCAGCAGCAGCGGGTGTATCTAACGCCGCTTATCACGCAGCCATCGCTGATTTGGCTGCTAGATCGCCCGATGATGGGGCTGGATATGACGGCACGTAAGGCAGTGGATACGCTGATTGCAGGGCGTTGCCAGCAAAATGGCATCGTAATTTATACGCATGAAGGCGATAGCTTGCTTAACCCACATGGCTTGATTCAAATGGATGAATACCTAACGGCCTAA
- the secD gene encoding protein translocase subunit SecD gives MLEFPGWKIGLVLVICLYSLFLALPNFTGGGDAESFLPSRTVNLGLDLRGGSHLLLQIDTDHYMREQRENLSDDIRRALRKEKLTYSGLRLKSGSVNFTSSADSSTVRSAVGAIDPRLEIDSGDEDNSYTVEFSDAALSAIKQELLEQSIQIVTRRVDETGTREPVIQRQGDDRILLQVPGLDNPEELKRILGKTAKMTFHMVDMDTDALSGNVPPGTRLMPSDDSSEVYSDGSPLRYAIKTRVMLSGDLLTGASATYDQGQPVVSFKFNNKGARKFGKITQENVGKLFAIVLDGKVITAPRINSPILAGSGIITGNFTVESANELALLLRAGALPAPLEVIEERSVGPSLGADSIAAGKKAALLAMLLILVVMPIMYGRFGLFASVSLLMNMILILGGLSLLQATLTLPGIAGIVLTFGMAVDANVLIFERIREELAIGKTTRAAVEHGFQSAFGTIVDANITTLIAAVLLFYFGSGTVKGFAVTLSIGIISSMFSAILLTRMMVYLWMNKARPKTIRI, from the coding sequence ATGCTGGAATTTCCAGGATGGAAAATAGGGTTGGTCTTAGTGATTTGCCTTTATTCTCTATTTTTAGCGCTCCCTAATTTTACGGGCGGCGGTGATGCAGAAAGCTTTTTGCCATCGCGCACCGTGAATCTAGGTTTGGATTTACGGGGTGGTTCACACCTCCTATTGCAGATTGATACGGATCATTACATGCGCGAGCAGCGTGAAAACTTGTCCGATGATATTCGCCGTGCGTTGCGGAAAGAAAAACTCACTTACAGTGGCTTGCGTCTAAAGAGTGGTTCGGTTAATTTTACGAGCTCGGCTGATTCAAGCACCGTTCGCTCTGCCGTAGGTGCCATTGATCCACGTTTGGAGATTGATTCAGGCGACGAAGATAATAGCTATACAGTTGAGTTTAGTGATGCGGCGCTGAGTGCGATTAAGCAAGAGTTGCTTGAGCAATCGATTCAAATCGTGACACGTCGTGTTGATGAGACCGGCACGCGTGAGCCGGTGATTCAACGCCAAGGTGATGACCGTATTCTTTTGCAAGTCCCGGGGTTAGATAACCCTGAGGAGTTAAAACGTATTTTGGGTAAAACCGCGAAAATGACCTTCCACATGGTGGATATGGATACCGACGCGCTTTCAGGCAATGTGCCTCCGGGAACACGCTTGATGCCATCGGATGATTCTAGCGAAGTGTACAGTGATGGAAGTCCGCTCCGTTATGCGATTAAAACACGAGTGATGCTCAGCGGTGATTTACTGACAGGTGCTAGTGCGACTTACGATCAAGGGCAACCGGTTGTGTCGTTTAAGTTCAATAATAAAGGCGCTCGCAAGTTTGGTAAAATTACGCAAGAAAATGTGGGCAAATTATTTGCGATTGTTTTGGACGGTAAGGTTATTACTGCGCCGCGTATCAATAGCCCAATTTTGGCTGGTAGCGGAATTATTACAGGGAACTTCACGGTCGAGTCCGCGAATGAACTTGCTCTACTATTGCGCGCCGGTGCATTGCCAGCTCCCTTGGAAGTGATTGAAGAGCGTAGCGTCGGCCCAAGTCTCGGTGCAGATTCGATTGCAGCCGGTAAAAAAGCTGCCTTGCTTGCGATGCTCCTTATTCTTGTGGTGATGCCGATCATGTATGGCCGTTTTGGTTTATTCGCTTCGGTCTCGCTCTTGATGAATATGATTCTGATTCTGGGTGGTTTGTCGCTCTTACAAGCAACACTGACGCTGCCAGGTATTGCAGGTATTGTACTTACCTTTGGTATGGCGGTTGATGCGAATGTGCTTATCTTTGAACGAATCCGTGAAGAGCTAGCCATTGGTAAAACCACGCGTGCAGCGGTTGAACATGGTTTTCAAAGTGCATTTGGCACGATTGTGGATGCGAATATCACGACGCTCATTGCCGCAGTTTTACTCTTCTATTTTGGTAGTGGAACGGTCAAAGGCTTTGCGGTTACGCTTTCTATCGGGATTATCTCTTCGATGTTCTCAGCGATTTTGTTGACACGCATGATGGTTTATCTATGGATGAACAAGGCGCGCCCTAAAACCATTCGCATTTAA
- the modA gene encoding molybdate ABC transporter substrate-binding protein produces the protein MFPLLIATLPFTGTAQLTDIELTNITVLADRALAVPLSKLASQYSREHNITITVGYAPSFEQTVEIQEGEAADLFISAHPKSLEHLKQRGLFDVSSLKPLVRANLSLIYTGDKDKLNHRDDVELLLKEPAAFIAIASPAATAEGFYAKQAISYSQKANRSIAEMPDTESMLNLLSKTENAAFAVMFEPDALLNSADHIVHTIPAKWHDEAIFTSAVIPGESMEPAREFQSFLQSEAAQREFIKYRFYPAVTASIEKPKQENG, from the coding sequence ATGTTCCCACTTCTAATTGCAACGCTACCGTTTACCGGAACGGCGCAATTAACCGATATTGAACTGACAAATATCACTGTTTTGGCTGATAGAGCCCTTGCCGTTCCCCTGTCAAAGTTGGCGAGTCAATATAGCCGCGAACATAATATCACCATTACGGTCGGCTACGCGCCGAGTTTTGAACAAACGGTAGAGATTCAGGAGGGGGAAGCCGCTGATTTATTCATTTCAGCCCATCCAAAATCGCTTGAACACTTAAAACAGCGCGGGTTATTCGATGTTAGCTCGCTAAAACCTTTAGTGAGAGCTAACCTATCGCTCATTTACACGGGCGATAAAGATAAACTCAATCATCGTGATGATGTCGAGTTACTCCTAAAAGAGCCTGCTGCATTCATCGCTATTGCCAGCCCTGCCGCCACTGCGGAAGGTTTTTATGCAAAACAGGCCATTAGCTATTCACAAAAAGCCAATCGCTCCATTGCAGAAATGCCCGATACAGAATCGATGTTGAATTTGCTCAGCAAAACAGAAAACGCGGCTTTCGCCGTCATGTTTGAGCCTGACGCCTTACTCAATAGCGCAGATCACATTGTTCATACGATCCCTGCTAAATGGCACGATGAAGCGATCTTCACCTCAGCCGTCATTCCTGGGGAAAGCATGGAACCTGCACGTGAGTTTCAAAGCTTCTTACAAAGCGAAGCAGCCCAACGAGAATTTATAAAATACAGATTTTATCCCGCAGTCACTGCGAGTATAGAAAAGCCTAAGCAAGAGAACGGATAG